A segment of the Bacteriovorax sp. BAL6_X genome:
TCTTATCCGCTAGAAGGACAAATGGGTGATATTGAAAAATCAGTTTCAGATCTCTTATTGGGGCTTTCTAATGAAATCGTCGCTGAAGACTATAAGGGAAAGGTACTTGGAAAATGTCTCTTTGCTAGTTCTGCAAAGGTTGCTCTAAAAGAGTATGCCGAAGAAAATAAAATTGATGAAATGATCATAGAAACAAGAGGGAAACACGGAATTGCGGCCCTGTTCTCAAGCTCGTTTGCCGAGTATATGGTGGGCCATGCCCCGTGTCGTCTAATGATCTTACGTGAAGTTAAATAAGAGGTGATTGTGAGGAATTTGATATTACTTTTTACGCTATTTTTAGCTTACTCTTCATGCTCAAGTGTTAACACTGAATCACGTCAGTATTATGAAGACAAGAGCATGAGGCATGGAGTTGTTCCAGTGGCCGAGAGTGAAGATAAGACTCCTGTGACTCGAATTTATAGTGCCGAATCTGTACTTAGAGGAAGGCGCATATATATGAATAAGTGTTCTCAGTGTCACGGTGAAAATGGCAGGGGAGTTGATAAGGTTGATCTTCAAGAGTTGTCTAAAGAAATACCTAATTTTAATTTCTACTTACAGGTTTCTAGTTATAAACAGAAGATGCCTGGATGGAAGAATGTTTTAACTGAAAAAGAAATTAAAGACCTTGAGAATTATATTTATTCGCTTGCTAAGAAATAAGAAAGGCCCCTGTTTATCCAGGGGCCTTTGTCATTTTAAAATTATCTATTTGCGCGACCTTGGTGTCTAGCACGATAACCTAGGGCATTAAATTCTTCTTTTAGTAATTCTTATCTTTATTTCCATTTTCTATTGCGATAACAATCCCTGCAAATATTGGGGCAAGGATAGGAAGACCTGCTCCTAATGAGACTCCAATAATCGCTCCTGGGATATAGGCAGCAAAACCACAATAAATAAGATTCTCTTTTAAGCTCTTTTGTTTTGAAAAACATTCTTTAATCATCTCTCCAGGGATTTTTGATGGAAGATAGCTTGTTGATTTAGTTCTTATTTGAATATCTCTTGCTAATTCATTCTTGCAGTTAAATGCAAAAGTTTGTGTTGCCAGTAGTATTGATAATGTAAGTGCTAGTTTTTTCATTTCTTGTCTCCATTTTTTTGTTATGGAGGCAAAGTAGTGGATATTAGAATTTATCTCATTTACATGAGGTGACGTTTTTGAATATCGTGTATTTATTTCACAAATTTATGGCGCTTTCTCTTTTTGTTTCGATTAGTCATTTCAAAGTCAAGCTGTATCCATTTTGAATATGAATCAAATAACCTAATAGTCTCTTTTACATCCAGATTATTTGGGAAGTGAAAAGGATACTTTTTCTCTAATGAAACTTCATTTTCTAGAGTCATTTTTGAATCATTTAAATATTGCCATGTAAGGTACTCCAGAATCTCAGCATCTCCATCAAAATAGATATGCTCCCATGTCGTCTTTATTTCTTGATTGGCAACTTGAGCAATATCAAGATCAGCTAGTGTGAGTCCTGCCTTATTAAAGTAGAGGTTTAGCTTATTTGTCTCTTGCCAGTAGCGTTTTGACTGTATAATTGAAAAAACAGAGTTTAACTCTTCTTGTGACAGTGCATTTTTTAAGTCTCTGTATAGAGAAATAGCATGGTGTCTGGCAAAGATCTGCCCGAGGCGCATATTCGGCCTGTGATCTGTCTGAGAATGCTCCTTAGTATCGAAGAAGTCTTCTATCGTAATTCTAAAAGGGAAGGGGGCCCCTTCTCGCTTCATTTTTCTTCTTATGGCTTCGCCGCGTGAGCCTGTACCTTTTAAAAAGTTTTTCACATAGCTTCGATCTCTGATATTTAATAGGTCATTTCGTTGTCCTACAAAACCTCGCCATGTTGGATATTCTCCCCAGAGCGGTTTTGGTCTTTGACCATGACATTCTAAGCATTTTGCTTGATTAACAAGCCACTTTTTATTTTTAAGGTCAAGGACAAGAAGTTCGTAACTAAGCTTTTCTTGATTCCAAGAGATCGCTTCGATTGAATCTTCTTCATTTTGAACTGTTTCAAATGTTGAGAAGGTGATAACAAATGAATTTTTCTCATTCCAAATTACTGGCC
Coding sequences within it:
- a CDS encoding universal stress protein: MNKLMICVDITDESINAYKNQLKDFDWNRWDEVHLVHGFETQVYADTFYFASYPLEGQMGDIEKSVSDLLLGLSNEIVAEDYKGKVLGKCLFASSAKVALKEYAEENKIDEMIIETRGKHGIAALFSSSFAEYMVGHAPCRLMILREVK
- a CDS encoding cytochrome c, whose amino-acid sequence is MRNLILLFTLFLAYSSCSSVNTESRQYYEDKSMRHGVVPVAESEDKTPVTRIYSAESVLRGRRIYMNKCSQCHGENGRGVDKVDLQELSKEIPNFNFYLQVSSYKQKMPGWKNVLTEKEIKDLENYIYSLAKK